GAGCCCTGAGAGCCCAACCCTCATTCCAAACCTGCTTCCCATTCCAGGCACCACATTCCCACTTTTCATGGATGCTGGGAACATTCATCCAGCTCCAGTCCCATTTCTTGCAGTTaattcctccttccttctcctcccagattgattttccagctctctctgAGCACTCACTGATATCCAGccccagggaagggagcagcatTCCCATTCCATGGagatgtttattatttattcctCTTTAAGGCTCGTTAGATTAATCCATTTTAAATTACCACATGCTGCCAGGCACAATTATTGGAATTTATTGGGATCATTCCGGTGTTTTATTTCCCTCGGATGTGAGCTGGGGTTGCTTTTCCTGCActcccagggagctggagcagcatttccttctccagaggGAACAACCTCCAGGAAACactaattcccttttttttctcttccagaggaatcacagaatcatggaatatttgGGATCTCAGAGCCCATTCCCTGTGCAGGGAaccttccccatcccagtgtgctccaagcctcatccaccctggccttggacaattccagggatttccagctcctctgggcaagGACAGAATTCCTGCCTCTATTCCCGAGCTGgggagaaattttattttattattttttttgcttatccaaagtgctgctgcagggggaaaGAGGCAGAGGCTGCTTTGAATCCCCCAGGATTCTCCCTCCCCAAACCCTGCAAAGGCTTTGGAAGTGTGGAGTTTAATCAGGAAACACAGCcacaaattaaagaaaaatcaactttttaacagaggaacaaaaaaggGGCTCTTTGGGGTAAAACAAATGATTCTCTAGCAAAGGAGGCAGTGGGGAGCTTTGGATGCCACTGGGATTAATTCAGAGTTTTATCCCAATTATAAAAATCTCCCTCAGCAAGTcaggaaatggaattttgtCTCCTCTAGGAGCAGCCTCAGTTCCAGCCTTTCTCTGTGAGGTTCCAGCTCTGGAGTTTGGGAACAATTGAACAGAATTATCTCTGGGATGTGGATGCTGTGCTTTTCAAATCAGGCCTTGCTGTACCAGCTATAACCAAAGAACTCCAGATATTTAAccaaatattcccatttttctgcCCTTTAGAGACCTCcccattccctctccttccaTCAGCAGAGGGGGAAGCTCTGGAGTCACCAGGGGAATCTCCCAACAAAACAATTCAACTTTAACCCAAGCAGTTCCCCACGGCTCCCTGAGCTTTAACAAGTTTGTGCTGCTGGGAATGGAAACATTTCACTCCCATGGATAAAGAGATTTCCAGCCCAGCTTCCCAAGGACACCCCAAAAACTTCTGCATCTGCTGCAGGTCCAGTCCCTGTGGTGAAATAACCAAAAACCAGGAGAAACCAAAATTCCAGAGCCACAGGATGGAATTCCTCACACTCCTCAAGCCTCAGACTTCCCTGGAAATCCAAATCTCCAttttcagctcctgcttttcccctctgGGATATCTGAGCCAGCAAATACAAACCCTACCCAGTATTCCTGACACTACACTGAGGCCTTGTAATGACCAAAAaccagaaggaaacaaaatcccAGCAGTGTGGAACCATAGGATGGAATTCCTCATGCTCCTCAAACCTCAGACTTCCCTGGAAATCCAAATCTCAATTTTCAGCTCCTgcattttcccctctggaatGTCCCACCACAACCCTACCCAATATCCTGACACCCAGCACACTGAGGCTTTGTGTTTACCCTGAAATGATCAAAAaccagaaggaaacaaaatcccAGCAGTGTGGAACCAAAGGATGGAATTCCTCACACTCCCCAAGCCTCAGACTCCCCTGGAAATCCAAATCTTCACTTTCAGCtcctgtttttccctgtggGCTCTTTGTCCCAGCCCATATCCAACACTGCTGACCCCTGGcactttgtttattttaaacacattttctatAAACTCCCTGAGCTGATACACTTGGAGGCCTGCAAATAAACGAGCTCATTAAACAGCACTGGCACTTAGCAGGATCTCTGGTGGccaatcccagctccagcagggctggaatttATAACTTTGATCCCCATTTAACCTGCTCATAACCATCAATCTCGGATTTTTATTGTCCTGTTCTGCGGCCTGAGCAGAAAACCTGCTCCAATTAGGGCCCCCTCCATGAGTGACTCAcaaataaatactgattttaacACCCCCAACACAATTCCCGGGATCCAGCTCTTATTTAAGCACTGCTGGAGCTTGGGAAGGGGTTTGTGATGCCCAAAGCAGCCCCAGAGGGCTggggaacagcaggagctgctctgggacagcGCAGATGTCACCAGGAGGCTCCAGAGGGTGGCCCAGCATTCCCTGGAATGTTCCAGAACTCACCTGGAAAACGCTGGGAGATCCCATTAGGCTGCACTTGGCTCCAGGTCCTCgttcagcagcagcctgggatgggatggggatggggatggggatggggatgggaatgggatgggatgagatggggatgggaatggggatgagATGGGGATGAGATGGGGATGAGATGGGGATGAGATGgggatgagatgggatggggatgggatggggatgatgcatggagcagggcaggctgccaggaaaaagaaatcagaaattaacACCTAATGATGCCAAGCTGCTGTTAAttcacccccagccccaggagctgctgaaggaataacaggaaaaacaggaataaagaatttcctctggatcccagcccagctcagagctggaatCTGCACCCACAGATCCCTTTCTGTGAGGCTCTCCTGGGAAGGATCATCATTAACCCTGGAGATGGGTCAGGGTTAATTAAGGGGAATTATCCTGGTCACTTCAAGCCTGCCCCAGTTTTCTCCCCACATTCCTGCCAGAGCCAAGGGAGAGGCTCCAGGACATGGAaatctgctgctcccagctttgGACAGGATTTGCTGCCACATTTTACTGCCCAAGAGTTCACTAAACAGAGAGATATCTGTAGGGGAAAACTCGTTTTGTCTTCACCTACCACCTCTGTTTccctggaaaaacaaatcctggaatatcctgagctggaagggacccacagggatcatcaaagtccaactccaggccctgcacaggacatcccaacATTCCCACCTGTGCCTGAAAACATTATCCAAAtattcctggagctctggaagccttgggaccattccctggggagcctgggaaAGAGCAGAACAAGGAATATTCCCtgtcaggaaaagctgaaatgagCTTTCCATGCTGTGGTTTTACATCAACATTCCCACAAATTCCAGAGGATTCTGACCACGTGGAAAGTTTAGTGGAGAcacatccctggaattgttcaaaaAACATGGAAGTTTTCCACCTCGAGACAGAaaatcactgaggctggaaaagttccagcccagagccctgagtgccatatccaggaattccttggacacctccagggatgggcactccaaacctccctgggcagccccttccaaggCTTcaccaccctttccatggagaaattcctgctgattccaacctgagcctcccctgggaTCCAGAACCTGATGGAGAACACCAAGACTTCACCCACCTCAGAAGTAATTCAATCAAAGAGAACTGAGGGGTTGAGGTGCTTTTCCCATGGAATTCCATGGGATTCCGTGGAATCACAGatgggtttgggctggaaggaccttaaagaccaccctgccctgggtggggacaccttcccccatcccaggctgctccagacCCCGtccatccctgtgccaggagcagggctggaaatcaGGCACCAAAACCAACCCTGGCAGCCTGGAGGGTTTCAATCCCAATTATCCAACATTCCCGAGGCAGTGCTGACCTCTAGTGAGAGATCCCTGGAAAAGGGAGGATTTCTTGGGAGaaagctccttcccagctgttCCCGATTTCAGCTTCTGAAGGGCTCCTCAGGCACCTGGGGCAGGAGCACAAAGAACATCCTGGGGAAATCGGTCCAATGAATTCCTCTTTTGGAGGTGTTTTTCATCAGTGAGGGTTAAAGCTCAGagagaggggctgcagctcccagggggaTTTGTCTCCTTTGCAGAAGCCCCCCAGGACTGGAGAAGGATCCTGAAGGCTGCAGGGAATTCACAAACTGGAACTAAAgctcaggaaaacaggagctgcaggcttgGATCACACATGGAGTGTCAGCCCAGAGGGAACAGCAGAGGAGCTTCTCCAAACAAAATGTGCCAGAGCtcaggagaagcagaagagcaAAATCCAATTTAATTCTCTCCCTCCCCAAGAAAAAAACTCAacccagcagtgggagcagcttTGCCTTTGGATCCTCCAAGGGAAACTTCCCCCAAACTCTCCCCCCTGATCAGGGAAAAAACTGCCCCaacaacccccaaaacaacTCCAGAGCCCCCAACAGCCACAAGCACCAGTGTCCATGGCAaggttttatttccaaacaCCCCAAATCCACAAGAGCACGAGGAAACCTCCCAGGCAAGCTCAGAgctccagggaggagcaggaaaaagcagcagagctcagggagctgccaagctgctgctctgggttcCCACATGGTCCTTCAGAAGCCACAACCTTCACCCAAAATTTCCTTCAGGAAGGTGAGAATTTTCCAAGGATACCAAAGAAATCTCCACTGCAGAAAGCCTCCTTTAAAACCAACTTTAATAGTGTGAGttctgctgaaattaaaaatattaagaatgtTCTACATGAAATGCAACATCTTTATTCTAACAaactcctctctctgctgccaaGGACGCTCCAAAGGCTCCTGAgctttccctgttccctggagCCATCCCAGGAATATTCCTGGGGCTCCACAAACCTCCTGCCCTTTAAAGCAGGATCAGCTCAGTTCAGGGATAATTTACCCAATTACCTCGAGGAGTAATTAACCAAAGCAAAATTGActctgcaggagctctgggaacTCCCTGCTCAGCACGGAGCCTCCCATCAAGTGATGGGAAAATGAGGAGTTCCACCATGGAATTCAAGGCTTTGCCCTCTGCAAGCAAAATTCAGTTCttgctttaattctttttatagttttttaGGCACTAACTCTTAAAAATGAATCAGTTTTCACATTATTCAGGCTTGGAGAGGTTATTGCTGTTCCTGAGCTGGGATAAATTCCAGGGTGAGCACGTCTGGAAGCGGAGATTCCTCTGAAATATTCCCTTGGCAGCTTTTCCTCAcctttttctcccagaaaaaggaaagagaggaaggaaggtgTCCaagaggagaggctgggaaagcCCCACCTCCATCCAGGCTCATCCCAGCAATTCCACGATGGAATTTTCCCCTTTCACAGCTGGAGATCAAACCCTGGCCCTGCCTCAGCTACTCACGGAGAACTcgaggcaggaggcagcagcaggcaccCAGAGCTTCCACCAGAGCCACAATTCCAGCAGGATCCCTGGACTGCCCAGGAAGGAGGAGTTTTAGGCAATATTTTAAATCTAGGAGCTAGGCTTGCAGCAAAGCACGGAGcatctgctggggctgggctctgtgtCCCAGGAAATTCAGTGTATTCCTGCTGTTCACAGGGCCAAGCTGCTATTTCAGCACACTTCTGTGGGCCAGGGTGGAGAAACAGGAGGAGTaatgagctgggagctgcaaaaaaaaataaaatcaagacaTTCCTCAACCTCtgagctgggccagcctttGATTCCTTTCCTTCATTAGGTTTTTAATTACTGGGAGATTTCTTTCTGAGAACAAATCCCAGGAATTTCACTCAGAGGTGGAGTTGCTGGCTGTTAAAAACAGCCAAATTCTAATAAGCCCCTCGTTATTCTGGTTTTTAATTGTCCATGAACCCCTGTTAGTGATACCTGAGCTCCAAGTTTGGACAGGTATTTATTCCTGAAACTAAAGGCATCAGCTTTTGGCAGCAATTTTGTCAAATCATCTTCGTTCTGCCTTCTGAGCCTCTCCTGCTCTTCTgctctgcaaaagaaaagtgGCAAAAGATGTTTGCCCTGAGGGAAAACCCTGCCAAGCAGGGAATGGTTGTTGTTTCAgcattatttcatattttaatatcGTTATTGTTGTTTTAATGCCTAGGAAATGTTCTGAGGTATTGGGTGAACCACCCTGAGATGTGCAGGGATCAATAATTCAGTGTAAAGAAAGAGAGAGGCTGATTTCTGCAGGttccttttatttcattccaAGATTTCCGTAGAAAGAGAAACCTTTTGGCTTTTCCCAGATTACAAAGTGCTCAGGGGAGCTTCTGGAACAATCTTCTATCTATTAAACAAACTTTCATCCCTTAAAACAAACATTACAATACAAAGAGAATTGAGAAGGCAATAAAAGACTGCTCAGCAGCCtcagaattcagaaaattattaaaaaaaaaaccaaaacaaaagtcCATTGGAGCATCTGTGGCTCTTTTTGCAGTGATGAAAGGAAACCCAAAGCTGTAAACACATTTCCAAAGTGGTTTTTGCACGAGgacagagagctgggagagctctggctGGGAACACAAAGCTGCacctgggagctctgggggtTTGTGGggtggcagagctcagccagggcCCTCAGCCAAACCAAGGGATTTTGGAATTGTTTAAACaaaaagcaggagctgaggcagcGCTGGAAGGCCCCGGTGAGCGGATcctccagggaagggcaggaacTGCAGCTCCGGGAGgagccagagctcagctcaggctCTGCCACTCACTCAGCTCtcctttctgaaacaaatgGGACAGTTACTGCAGGGCAtcccaaataaaacagaatCCATGGAACTGGGACAGTTACTGCAGGCAGggcatcccaaatcccacacaATCCATGGAATTGGGACAGTTACTGCAGGCAGGGAatcccaaataaaacaaaatccatgGAATTGGGACAGTTACTGCAGGCAGGGAAtcccaaataaaacagaatCCATGGAACTGGGACAGTTACTGCAGACAGgacatcccaaatcccacagaacCCCTGGAATTGGGATAGTGCCAGGAAAGGACAGCTGGATAAAGCTACCTCAAATATTGATTCACAGGAGGCAGGGATATGAAATCCTAAACCAGActggtaagaaaataaatccaataTAAATCAGACTGGAGGAATGATCTCCTTAATCCCTTCAGGACAAACATTTCCCGAGGACTCTGACATTTCCTGGCTCTGTACTTACtcagaagcagctgctttttgcaGTTTTGCCCTTTTCTTTGCAGACCAGTTGAGATCACCACCTGTAACAGCAGCAATGTGCACTCTGAGACCTTTAAAACTGGGATTGTTTTTGCCTTTGGTATCAAAGCTCCCCCCAGGAGTTCTCAGAGCACTGAGAAATCAGAGGAGTGATTTTACAGAAGTAGAAATTGAGGTAAAGAGAAGCTGCAAAGACTCACCTGTGAGGTGATTCACAAAgtacagcagcaccacagctaTCAGTGACACTGCAAAAGGAAAGGGACAAGAAATGAACAGCTTGAACCCACAACCAAGATTTTCACGGTAACTCAGAggggttttctggttttggaaatctccctgtgctcacagcacGTGGtcattcagaaattattttcattctaaattTGCAATTTATACTTGAAAAGCATTATTTGTCTACTTTCACTCccttttttaaacactgaaactCTTCACACTTCAGGCAAACCCCAAGCACTCCACTGGCTGTGAGttcatcccagcactgccccagctgACACCTCTAGAAGAggaattgtttctgttttccaggaaatatGAACCCCAAAAGCCCAGTGGAGCTTCCTGAGGCCATTCCCAGGGTGTCCCACACTCACAGCAAACACAGGCACTGAAGAAGACCTCGAGGAACAGGTATCCCCTGGTGTCCAGGATCATTCCAGCTGCTATGGCAATCACTGCCAGGCCCAGGTTCTGGATGGACTGCatgctgggacacagcaggaacACCACTCAGTTCTTCTCTCAGCGAAATGGATTCAGATTTGCTCAGGAAAAGCTCCCCAGTGCCCCTGGAGCTCATGAGAGATGCTCATTCCCCATGTCTTGGGACATGGCAGAGTCAGGGCTCAGTTGCTTTGCAGAAGTtcctgtgcctgtccccagcctcaGGCTctgcccaaatcccatcccCAAAGCAGGCAGGGATTCCTGCTCCAgacctggaggagctggcaaCCAGGAATGGGTTGGATCTGCTCAGGTGCAGTGGCTCAAGAGTGTCAGGAgtcagggaatggtttgggatgggagggacCGTAAAGCTCACCCAGCCccaaggcagggacacctcccactgcccctggctgctcccagcactgccagggatgctctgggaatcccatcccagcccctcctcagcCTCACAGGGAGCAATCCCTTCCCAATGTCCCAAGTAAATCTCTTCTCCTTTATTtcaaaccattcccccttgGCCAAggttcctctccagctctcctgcaatCTCCCTGCACTGGAATCCAtccagcccctcccagccaggaattccttcccaagatcccagccagccctgccattccctgggtcctgcccctccatcccttgtccccatTCACCTGGGACAATCCCAgcccacccccagctcctgctggagctctggCCTGGCACAAACCCATGGAAATACTCACAAGCCATAGGCAGTTCCCAGCTGGTGCTCGGGGACCACGAAGGCCACCATGGGCCACAGGGCACAGGCCAGCAGGGAATAGGCCACACCCAGCAGGCACTGGGACACAGGACAACAAACAGGGTTACAGCACAGGCACACCCCAAAAATTCAGGTATtgcccttccctttccccaaaAGGAGCTCAAGAAACACTTTGTGCAAGGAAATTCTACAAAAATATCCACACTTGGAACTGGAGTGACCcccaaaataaattctgtgttttgacTGAACACCCCCCAGAGCTGCACCTCACCAGAAAAATGCttgaaaagcaaagtttttaaTCCCTGCCCCACTGGTGAGCATCATAACCCTCAGCTCCaaataggaaatatttcctgaaatatttcctgaaatCTGCTCTCAGTAATCCAAGTTTTTACAAAGGTACAATTCAGCACATCAGAGGCAGTCTGAGTAATGGTAATAAGCTTCAGAAATAAactaaaagaagaatttttaggAGAAAGGAGAGCAGTTTCAATAATAGTAATAAGCTTCAGAGATAaactaaaataagaatttttaggagaaaaagagagcagtttgaataatagaaataaaatttagaaataaactAAACAATTTTTAGGAGAAAAGAGAGCAGTTTGAGTAAGagacttcagaaataaattacaagAGGAATTTTTAGGAGAGAAGTGAGCACCTGGCACAGGAATTCAGTAATGGAGTGAGGAATCTTTTCCACCTCCCAACACACAGAATAATTCAGTGCCAACCCCAGTgcttgttttgtatttctgaaatgaGGATCTGACATTGTCTTTGGGTGTAAATCCCAGGAAATGAGGTTACCATGGCTATCCAGGGGTTCCAGAAGGTGAAGGCCAGCAGGATGTGTGAGGCCAGCGTGGTcaccacagcacacagcacccAGATGATGTTCTTGCCAACTTTATCCACCAGCAGCCCGAACACCGGGGACATGGGGGCTGAGATGATGTACACCACACTGCACCAGAGGGAAATCAAAGATTTAACACTCACAGAGGCCTCTCTTAACTCtgaggacaaaaggaaaaaacaccctCACCCAAATcccaataatttaaaatttccaaagGTTTGAGGACACAAAAGTGCTCAGCACTCAAGGAAACAGTGACAGACTCTGAGCCCAGCAGGGGTTTTCTTGTGGGGTTTTATTGCTTTGGGGTTTGGCCACATCACAAATTCATCCTCAAATGACCAAAATTGAGTTCCTTTAGTGCTGTTATtaaacctttattttatttatttattaaaccTTAATTGCTGTTATTAAACTTTTATCACTCAGCAAAGAATCACTAAATAGTAAGATAAAACCcttcagagctttttctttccagtgggaacatctgtttttaataaaaaacatgtTCACATTTCCCAGTTATTCCTTGGGTCTTGTAAATTATTTCTCCACTTAAATGCAGCTCACAGGAGATCCCAAACCTCTTCCCACCTGCCCAGAGCCCAAAAACACATCCTAAAACCTGGCAGTGTTCCTTATTAAATCAATCCCAATATACCTGTTAATTGCACTGGCTTCTTGAGGGGAAAACCGGaatttttcaataaagaaaaccctgagggaaggaaaaaaatccatttaggAAAATGCAGACTTGAAGGATGTGCAATCAAAATTAAGTTAGACAAAGACATGAGAATCTCAtttatggaaaaattaaatagagcTTTGCCATAAATATCCCAGATTCtcatttataattaatttagGAGCTTGTTATCAGACTCCACAGACTTTAATTTAAGGATCATTCAAATTATACTTTGGGGAAAACATAAGAAGTTCATAATGAAAATTTCACCCAAATAGTGAGCTGTAAATTTGGAAGGAATCCTACAGGACACCAAATTCCATCCCATGTTTTAAACCTGTACCCAGTTTTAATCAGGAAAGCAAACTGAGTTCTGACAACTCAGAGTGGCAATTCCCACAAAGCACAGCTGATAAATGTGGAGTTTTTAAGGATTTTGGTTAAAAGCTTGGCCAGATTCCAAGGGAATTGCTGGAAGGGTGAGTGGCACTTACTTCCCCAGGCCAATGAAAGGGAAAACTGCAGCGTAGTAACAGACACAGATGACAAAGATGAGCCACAAGGACAAGGAGAAATCCTTCACATCCGTCAGCTTGATCACTTCTCCTGCAGAGGGGTGAGACACAGCATGGAATCACTCAGATAAACAAATCTGGGATTCATCCCCACTGGAGAACACCCAGgtgatcccaaatccctgcccctgcctggAGATCAAAGGTAACatcccaaaccagtctgggattccacTGGATCTCAaattgagtttatttttaattggcCTGAGTTCTCCCCCATGGAAAACTCAACCCAGCACACACTGACAGGGAAGAGCTCCATGGTTCTGCATCCCTTGAGGAAATCAACTCCAAGAAAACCCAGAGCCAGTGGCAATGACACCAAAAAATGATGATTAGGACTGTGGAGATGTTGAGCAGCAGCCCCTTGAATGACCTGAAATGCAAACCAGCCCAGTGCAGGgtcagctccagcccagccccagcactcaCCTGTTTTCCCCTGCTCCTTACAAAGCagtttctctgctctcctgtccAGGTAAGCCAGGATTAAAGCACAGCCCAGTGAGAACAGACAAGTGACTCCACCTGAAGAAGGCAACACCACGTGCTCAGCTGACAACTCGAgcagtaatttgatttttcagccCAATTAGTACAGTTTGTGTTGGACACATCAAGGTACACCAGCAGCTTTAAGGCCCAAGAGCTGCACAGCTCCAAGGTTCAGGTGTAAAACCGAAGCCTGACACATGTGGCACACACCTGCCTTGGAGCACAAACATGtacattcatttattttatttaaaacatcaCCACCACTCACCCTCAGCACGGCCAAGCTCCTCACCTGCACCTTGCAGGAACAGAAACAAAGCCTGGCCTTATCCCCAACACCAAAATCTCCATGCCCATGGCTCTGAGGGAAGGGAACACACCCCAAAATTGTTCAAATTTCACTTCTACAATCAGATACCCACAGGCAAGCTTGGACACTCCTCAGAAAAATTTTCAAGCCTGTCCTTTGCTGAGagaatgtgaaatatttcatctcCACAAGACACAAACTTGAATTTGGCAACCCCAAAAATGCCACAGCATTTCAGGAGCTGCAGTAACccaagagaaaatgagaatatgaTACAAGAGGTGCTGGAATTGCTCTTCCTAAGCTCAAACAGATTTGTGCTGTTTTTAAGTGGttaataaatgcttttaagtGGTTAATAAATGTTTCTAAATGGTCAATAAATGCTATTAAGTGGTTAATAATGAACACACATGCAGATGACACAAGCCAAACCATCACTGACCTATGAGCAGAGCCAGGCCGAGGGTGCTggggccagcagagcccaggagatCCTGAACTCTGGAGTAGATCCATCCCATGATATTCATGTTCACCGTGCTCCCCTaggcacagcagagccaagtGAAGatcccagcatttcccagctccagggaacaCCAGGCACTAGTGTTTATCATTAAAATGCTAGCCAGGGAACTTAAAGCAGGACAGAAATGATTCCCTGCTGGGCTGGTAACAAATGAATCGTTGCAACAtcacaaactgaaattttacaCAAGGCTGGGAGAGTTCTCACTTATGAGAAGTGAATAAACCCACATGCACGAGCTCAGAAATGGAGCTGAATTAAATTCAGGATTCCCAGCTGACAGGTAccaggaaaaatcccattttccccttcttttgCCCTCAGAGAAGGACCCATGGCTGCAATCCCAAGGCTGCCACCAGCTGAGCACTGGTGaacatcccccagccccagtTGGGAGCAGCTGCACTGGTTAAAAACCCCCAGAATGAGCCATGAAATGAGgagcccagctcctctctccattCCCAGCTGTGCAAACTCACAATTCTGGCCATGCTGAGCTGCAATCCAAACACCAGGTTCAGCTCCTTGCCCTTGAACCAGCTCACTGCATACGTGTTCTGAGCCACCGCCAAGGACTCGCCCCCGATCCTGcacaaccaaccaaaacatCTCCAATGCAGCAGGCAAAGATAAAAGCTTTGGCAAGAGCAGAATTCCAGAGGAATCTGGCTGTGCACAAGCAGATTTAATGGGTATTTATATAGACAAGGCAACAGAAATCAAAGATTTCAAAAGGGAATTGTGGTGATTGAAGAATGATTGGTGGCTCCAGTTTTTGATTCAGCAGCACCTGCAAAGTCCTGGGCTTTGTTTTCTAAGTTacataagaaaaagaaggggagaTCTTGAATTCCTCAGCTTCAGAGGTCTCAGAATCCACCAATTTCGATTCCAAGTGGCAGCACTTTTCTAGGAGAGCTCTCTAGGGTTAGTTTTTGTAGTTTCTGGATGGCCTTACCTCAAAGAGCACAAACCTGCCGTTCCACACTCACCCAAATATGAATCTGCCCACTTCCATCAGCCAGAAGGTGTTGAACAGTGCTCCCAGAGCAAAAACCACCTGCAAACAGCAGTGAGGGAGAGTGAAAATTGTGCATTTCAGGTATGGAACAAAGCTGAACTGCctgaaaacaggaacaaaaatgcttttcccttcccagaaaTACTTCACAGTCCTGCTCCTTTTGGCTTTTGCTCCTT
The Parus major isolate Abel chromosome 9, Parus_major1.1, whole genome shotgun sequence DNA segment above includes these coding regions:
- the MFSD1 gene encoding major facilitator superfamily domain-containing protein 1 isoform X15, whose amino-acid sequence is MAEEERALLGSDGGDGGGSPGPPRALPAACDPRRLPHRLLVLTLMCFLGFGSYFCYDNPAALQTQVQRDMKVNTAQFMALYAWYSWPNVVLCFFGGFLIDRVFGIRLGTVIFSIFVCVGQVVFALGALFNTFWLMEVGRFIFGIGGESLAVAQNTYAVSWFKGKELNLVFGLQLSMARIGSTVNMNIMGWIYSRVQDLLGSAGPSTLGLALLIGGVTCLFSLGCALILAYLDRRAEKLLCKEQGKTGEVIKLTDVKDFSLSLWLIFVICVCYYAAVFPFIGLGKVFFIEKFRFSPQEASAINSVVYIISAPMSPVFGLLVDKVGKNIIWVLCAVVTTLASHILLAFTFWNPWIAMCLLGVAYSLLACALWPMVAFVVPEHQLGTAYGFVTDSCGAAVLCESPHRKES
- the MFSD1 gene encoding major facilitator superfamily domain-containing protein 1 isoform X10; protein product: MAEEERALLGSDGGDGGGSPGPPRALPAACDPRRLPHRLLVLTLMCFLGFGSYFCYDNPAALQTQVQRDMKVNTAQFMALYAWYSWPNVVLCFFGGFLIDRVFGIRLGTVIFSIFVCVGQVVFALGALFNTFWLMEVGRFIFGIGGESLAVAQNTYAVSWFKGKELNLVFGLQLSMARIGSTVNMNIMGWIYSRVQDLLGSAGPSTLGLALLIGGVTCLFSLGCALILAYLDRRAEKLLCKEQGKTGEVIKLTDVKDFSLSLWLIFVICVCYYAAVFPFIGLGKVFFIEKFRFSPQEASAINSVVYIISAPMSPVFGLLVDKVGKNIIWVLCAVVTTLASHILLAFTFWNPWIAMCLLGVAYSLLACALWPMVAFVVPEHQLGTAYGFMQSIQNLGLAVIAIAAGMILDTRGYLFLEVFFSACVCLSLIAVVLLYFVNHLTERRAE
- the MFSD1 gene encoding major facilitator superfamily domain-containing protein 1 isoform X5; the protein is MAEEERALLGSDGGDGGGSPGPPRALPAACDPRRLPHRLLVLTLMCFLGFGSYFCYDNPAALQTQVQRDMKVNTAQFMALYAWYSWPNVVLCFFGGFLIDRVFGIRLGTVIFSIFVCVGQVVFALGALFNTFWLMEVGRFIFGIGGESLAVAQNTYAVSWFKGKELNLVFGLQLSMARIGSTVNMNIMGWIYSRVQDLLGSAGPSTLGLALLIGGVTCLFSLGCALILAYLDRRAEKLLCKEQGKTGEVIKLTDVKDFSLSLWLIFVICVCYYAAVFPFIGLGKVFFIEKFRFSPQEASAINSVVYIISAPMSPVFGLLVDKVGKNIIWVLCAVVTTLASHILLAFTFWNPWIAMCLLGVAYSLLACALWPMVAFVVPEHQLGTAYGFMQSIQNLGLAVIAIAAGMILDTRGYLFLEVFFSACVCLSLIAVVLLYFVNHLTGGDLNWSAKKRAKLQKAAASDSQLITPPVSPPWPTEVC
- the MFSD1 gene encoding major facilitator superfamily domain-containing protein 1 isoform X6; translated protein: MAEEERALLGSDGGDGGGSPGPPRALPAACDPRRLPHRLLVLTLMCFLGFGSYFCYDNPAALQTQVQRDMKVNTAQFMALYAWYSWPNVVLCFFGGFLIDRVFGIRLGTVIFSIFVCVGQVVFALGALFNTFWLMEVGRFIFGIGGESLAVAQNTYAVSWFKGKELNLVFGLQLSMARIGSTVNMNIMGWIYSRVQDLLGSAGPSTLGLALLIGGVTCLFSLGCALILAYLDRRAEKLLCKEQGKTGEVIKLTDVKDFSLSLWLIFVICVCYYAAVFPFIGLGKVFFIEKFRFSPQEASAINSVVYIISAPMSPVFGLLVDKVGKNIIWVLCAVVTTLASHILLAFTFWNPWIAMCLLGVAYSLLACALWPMVAFVVPEHQLGTAYGFMQSIQNLGLAVIAIAAGMILDTRGYLFLEVFFSACVCLSLIAVVLLYFVNHLTGGDLNWSAKKRAKLQKAAASEKES